In Paraburkholderia youngii, the genomic stretch GCGCGCTCCGCGATTCTGTCGGACCCCGACTTCCACGGCGGCAACTACTACGCGCACGGCGTGAAGCCGAAGCGCGGCCTGCGCGTCGCGCGCATGATCGGCCACATCACGTATCTGTCGGACGACGACATGGCCGAGAAATTCGGCCGCTCGCTGCGCCGCGCGGAAGGCGCGCTCGATGACTACAACTTCAGCTTCGACGTCGAGTTCGAAGTGGAATCGTATCTGCGCTATCAGGGCGACAAGTTCGCCGACTACTTCGACGCCAACACCTACCTGCTGATCACGCGCGCGCTCGACTACTTCGATCCGGCCAAGGCCTTCGACGGCGATCTGACCGCCGCGCTCGCGCACACCACCGCGAAGTATCTGATCGCGAGCTTCTCGACCGACTGGCGTTTCGCGCCGGCTCGCTCGCGCGAACTGGTGAAGGCGCTGCTCGATCACAAGCGCACGGTCACCTACGCGGAGATCGACGCGCCGCACGGCCACGACGCCTTCCTGCTCGACGACGCGCGTTATCACAACCTGCTGCGCGCCTACTACGAACGCATTGCAAACGAGGTCAACGCATGAACCAGCGAGCACTTGATTACCTGGCATCGCGCCCGGACTTCCGCGCGATCGCCCGCTGGGTCGAACCGCGCGCGACCGTGCTCGATCTCGGCTGCGGCGACGGCTCGCTGCTGTCGCTGCTGAACGAGGAACTGGAGGTGCAGGGCTACGGCATCGAGATCAACGACGCCGGCGTGCTCGCCGCGACGCAGAACGGCGTCAACGTGATCCAGCAGAATCTCGAAGACGGCCTGCGCCTGTTCGAAGACGGCAGCTTCGATTTCGCGGTGCTGTCGCAGACGCTGCAGACCATTCATCAGACCGCTGCGATCCTGCGCGAGACGGTGCGGGTCGGCAAGCAATGCATCGTGTCGTTTCCGAATTTCGGCTATTGGGCGCATCGGCTGTCGGTGCTGCAAGGGCGCATGCCGGTGTCGAAGTCGCTGCCTTATCAATGGCACAACACGCCGAACGTGCGCGTGCTGACGATCAAGGACTTCGAAGCGCTCGCGCCCGAAGTCGGCATCGAAATTCTCGATCGTGTCGTGCTGCACGACGGACAGGTGGTGCGGTGGGGCGTGAACTGGCGTGGTAGTCTTGCGGTCTATCGCGTCAAGAAAAGCTAACCTCAGTTATCCACATGTCGAACCCGCCGCACGAGGCGCCCGCACTTACCGCTCACGAAGAACATCCCGGCTGGCGCGCGTTTTTGAATACGCGCATGCTGATTTGCGTCTTTCTCGGCTTCACGTCGGGATTGCCGCTGTTTACGCTCGTCTACCTCGTGCAGGCGTGGCTGCGCTCGGAAGGCGTCAATCTGAAGGAAATCGGCCTGTTCGCGCTGATCCAGTTTCCGTACACCTGGAAATTCGTCTGGGCGCCGCTGATGGACCGCTACGTGCCGCGCGTGCCCGGCTGGCGGCCCGGCCGACGGCGCGGCTGGATGCTCGTCACACAATTGCTCGTGGCCGGCGCGATGGCGACACTCGGTTTCGTGTCGCCGCGCGAAGCGATCTGGAGCGTCGCCGCGCTGACCGCGCTGGTCGCGTTCTTCGGCGCGAGTTCCGACATCGTGATCGACGCGTACCGGCGTGAATTGCTCAGCGACACGCAGCAGGGCCTCGGCAACGCGGTGCACGTGAACGCGTACAAGATAGCGGCGCTCGTGCCCGGTTCGCTGGCGTTGATTTTGTCCGATCATCTGCCGTGGAGCACCGTGTTCATCGTGACGGCTGCGTTCATGCTGCCTGGCGTTCTGATGACGCTGGTCGTGCGCGAGCCCGAGGTGCATGGCCAGCCGCCGAAGAATCTGCGCGAGGCGATCGTCGAGCCGTTCAGGGAATTCATTCAGCGCGACGGCTGGCGCGGTGCCCTCTTCGTGCTCGGCTTCATCTTTCTCTACAAGCTCGGCGATACGATGGCGACCACGCTGTCCACATCGTTCTTCCTCGACATCGGCTTTTCGCGCACGCAGATCGGCGTGATCGCGAAGACCACGGCATTCGGCGCGAGTCTCGCGGGCGGCATCATCGGCGGCATCTGGCTGATGAGGATCGGCATCGGCCGTGGCTTGTGGATCTTCGGTTTGCTGCAGATGGTGTCGACGCTCGGCTTCGCGTGGCTCGCGCATCTCGGCCCGGATTCACCCGGACTTGCCGCGATTTACAACATCGCCGTCGCGCTGAGCCAGGGCACGACGAAGCTGCTGTCGTTGGTCGGCATCGACTGGAGCGTGCAGCTCGATCCGCGCTCGGTCGCGCTCGCGCTCGTGTACGGCTTCGAGACCTTCGCCACCGGTCTGACGATGGCCGCGTTCACCGCATACATCGCGAGCACCACCGATCCGCGCTACACCGCGACGCAGTTCGCATTGTTCACGAGCCTCGCGTCGGTGCCGCGCACGCTCGCGTCGGCGGCGAGCGGCTTTGTGGTCGCGCGGATCGGCTGGTTCGACTATTTCATCCTCTGTACCGCGCTCGCGGTGCCGGGCATGCTGCTGCTGGTGCGCATCGCGCCGTGGAGGGACCGGTCGTGAAGGTACCGTTTCCGACCCGCGCGCGCCGCACCGCACTCAGCGCCGCAGGCGTGCTCGGCTGCGCGAGCGTCGCGCTGGCGATGCCGATGGGCGCCTATGCGGCCGGCACACCAGCGACTGGCGCCAGCCCGGTGAGCGGCGCGCAAGCGCCCGCGCCGGCTGCCGCCGCCGCGACCACGAGCGGTGCGACAGCCAACCCGGCCCCGACGCCTGCGGCCAAGTCCGCGCCAAGCGGCGCCAGCGCCGAAAACGCGACCTCGGCTGCGGCCGGCAACAACAGCGGCGCCGGCGGCGCCAACCTTGGGGCGAATAACAGCACCGGCGCCAACGCCAACGCCAACGCCGGTGCCGCGGGCGCGTCCGGCGCTAGCGGCAACGCTTCGAGCGCTGGCGCGCCGGCCCCCGCGGCCGTCCCGCCGCCCTACTACGTGAGCCCCCAACTGCGCTATGGCGGCTACATGGTGTTCCGCAACCTGATCCCGTCGTCGATGCTCGAGGCGCAGGCCGCCGAGGAGTTCAGCCAGATCGTCTACGGCGCCAGCCACGCGAACCGCCTGTACGGCGACACGGACGCGCGCGTGACACGCGTGCGCTCGATCATCGACCGGATGATTCCGTACTCGCTGAAATGGAACGAGCGAGCCAAGGGCTGGAAGTGGGAAGTCGCGGTGGTGCGCTCGAACGACATCCGCATGTACTGCCTGCCGGGCGGCAAGATCGTCGTCTACAGCGGGATACTCGATCGCGTGCGCCTGAACGACAACGAGGTCGGCATGCTAATCGGCCACGAGATCGCGCACGCGTTGCGCGAGCACGCGCGCATGCGGCTCGGTCAGTTGCAGGCGAGCCAGCTCGATTCGTCCGGCACGATCCCGCAACTGTTCGGACTCGCCGACCTGGGCATGGCGCCGTTAGGCATCGGTTCGCGTCTGCTGGAAATGAAGTACGAAAGCACCGACGAAACCGAAGCCGACGTGATCGGCAGCGATATCGCGTCGCGCGCCGGCTTCGATCCGCGCGCGGCGGTCACGCTGTGGGACAAGCTCGCGCAAGCGACGCGCGGCAATCGCGAGCAGGGCTTCATCTACGTGCACCCGTACACACCGGCGCGCCGCGACGACATCGTCAAGCGGCTGCCGGACATGCTGTCGCTGTATGCGAAGGCAATCGGCAAGAGCGTCGACGAGTTGCCCGATTACGCGGGCATCGGCCGGCCGACCCGCAAGACGGCGCGCGACTGACACCCCGCTTCTACCGACTGCTGGCGGGCCACGGCACTCCACGCGCCGCGGCTGGTGGGCTTACTTGTTGACCTTGTGGTCGTAGTCGACGGTCAGCGGCGCATGGTCGCTGAACTTGATGTCGCGGAACACGTCGGTGCGCTTC encodes the following:
- the metX gene encoding homoserine O-succinyltransferase MetX, producing MDSIGIVAPQKMHFTEPLRLRNGSSLAGYDLMVETYGTLNAARSNAVLVCHALNASHHVAGVYADNPKDIGWWDNMVGPGKPLDTDKFFVIGVNNLGSCFGSTGPMSIDPATSKPYGATFPVVTVEDWVNAQARVADAFGITRFAAVMGGSLGGMQALAWSMMYPERIAHCIVIASTPKLSAQNIAFNEVARSAILSDPDFHGGNYYAHGVKPKRGLRVARMIGHITYLSDDDMAEKFGRSLRRAEGALDDYNFSFDVEFEVESYLRYQGDKFADYFDANTYLLITRALDYFDPAKAFDGDLTAALAHTTAKYLIASFSTDWRFAPARSRELVKALLDHKRTVTYAEIDAPHGHDAFLLDDARYHNLLRAYYERIANEVNA
- the metW gene encoding methionine biosynthesis protein MetW translates to MNQRALDYLASRPDFRAIARWVEPRATVLDLGCGDGSLLSLLNEELEVQGYGIEINDAGVLAATQNGVNVIQQNLEDGLRLFEDGSFDFAVLSQTLQTIHQTAAILRETVRVGKQCIVSFPNFGYWAHRLSVLQGRMPVSKSLPYQWHNTPNVRVLTIKDFEALAPEVGIEILDRVVLHDGQVVRWGVNWRGSLAVYRVKKS
- a CDS encoding AmpG family muropeptide MFS transporter, which produces MSNPPHEAPALTAHEEHPGWRAFLNTRMLICVFLGFTSGLPLFTLVYLVQAWLRSEGVNLKEIGLFALIQFPYTWKFVWAPLMDRYVPRVPGWRPGRRRGWMLVTQLLVAGAMATLGFVSPREAIWSVAALTALVAFFGASSDIVIDAYRRELLSDTQQGLGNAVHVNAYKIAALVPGSLALILSDHLPWSTVFIVTAAFMLPGVLMTLVVREPEVHGQPPKNLREAIVEPFREFIQRDGWRGALFVLGFIFLYKLGDTMATTLSTSFFLDIGFSRTQIGVIAKTTAFGASLAGGIIGGIWLMRIGIGRGLWIFGLLQMVSTLGFAWLAHLGPDSPGLAAIYNIAVALSQGTTKLLSLVGIDWSVQLDPRSVALALVYGFETFATGLTMAAFTAYIASTTDPRYTATQFALFTSLASVPRTLASAASGFVVARIGWFDYFILCTALAVPGMLLLVRIAPWRDRS
- a CDS encoding M48 family metallopeptidase, encoding MEGPVVKVPFPTRARRTALSAAGVLGCASVALAMPMGAYAAGTPATGASPVSGAQAPAPAAAAATTSGATANPAPTPAAKSAPSGASAENATSAAAGNNSGAGGANLGANNSTGANANANAGAAGASGASGNASSAGAPAPAAVPPPYYVSPQLRYGGYMVFRNLIPSSMLEAQAAEEFSQIVYGASHANRLYGDTDARVTRVRSIIDRMIPYSLKWNERAKGWKWEVAVVRSNDIRMYCLPGGKIVVYSGILDRVRLNDNEVGMLIGHEIAHALREHARMRLGQLQASQLDSSGTIPQLFGLADLGMAPLGIGSRLLEMKYESTDETEADVIGSDIASRAGFDPRAAVTLWDKLAQATRGNREQGFIYVHPYTPARRDDIVKRLPDMLSLYAKAIGKSVDELPDYAGIGRPTRKTARD